A window from Peptostreptococcaceae bacterium encodes these proteins:
- a CDS encoding DUF1015 family protein — MATVRPFQGIRPKKEFAKEVACLPYDVMNRDEAKKMAEGNPKSFLHVVRSDIDVDDSVDVHDDIIYDKAKENLEEFLKDGIIFQEKKNCLYIYRQIFRGRVQTGIVGCTSIDEYLNEIVKKHEFTQPEKELD, encoded by the coding sequence ATGGCAACAGTAAGACCGTTTCAGGGAATTAGACCGAAAAAAGAATTCGCTAAAGAGGTGGCATGTCTTCCTTACGATGTGATGAATAGGGATGAGGCTAAAAAAATGGCTGAAGGAAATCCGAAATCCTTTCTTCATGTGGTTCGTTCTGATATTGATGTGGATGATTCGGTCGATGTCCATGACGATATCATTTATGATAAGGCAAAAGAGAACCTGGAAGAATTTTTAAAAGACGGCATAATATTTCAAGAGAAAAAGAATTGTCTGTATATTTATCGACAAATATTCCGCGGTCGTGTTCAAACAGGCATAGTTGGATGTACATCAATAGATGAATATTTGAATGAAATAGTTAAAAAACATGAATTTACGCAACCTGAAAAGGAACTGGATC
- a CDS encoding alanine--glyoxylate aminotransferase family protein: protein MHKKLFIPGPVDVSEDVLEKMATPMIGHRTKEASKLQRDISEKLMKLMYTENQIILSTSSGTGLMEGAVRSCTRKKAAIFSVGAFGNKWHEIAIANAVDADLFESEWGKITTPEMVEEAMSTGKYDLVTITHNETSTGIMNPLEEISEVMKKYPDAIFCMDTVSSLGGVKIEVDKWGVDICIASTQKCLGLPAGMAICSMSEKAVNAAKEVENRGFYFDLLNLYNTIKKKDHQYPSTPSISHMFALDYQLDRIMEEGIENRFARHLQMAEHVRGWAKKNFELFADEKYASNSLTTVRNTRGISVADLNNELGKRGFMISNGYGDLKEKTFRIAHMADTPTEDLKALLENIDNILGL from the coding sequence ATGCATAAGAAATTATTCATCCCGGGGCCGGTAGATGTCAGCGAGGATGTTCTCGAAAAAATGGCGACGCCAATGATTGGGCATAGAACCAAGGAAGCGTCGAAGTTGCAGCGGGATATTTCCGAAAAGCTAATGAAACTCATGTATACGGAAAATCAAATAATTTTGTCCACAAGCTCCGGAACGGGGCTGATGGAGGGCGCGGTAAGATCTTGCACGAGAAAGAAAGCGGCGATTTTTTCTGTTGGGGCATTTGGAAATAAGTGGCATGAAATTGCCATTGCCAACGCTGTGGACGCAGATTTGTTTGAATCGGAATGGGGAAAAATCACAACGCCTGAAATGGTTGAAGAGGCAATGTCAACCGGCAAATACGATTTGGTTACGATAACCCATAATGAGACATCCACAGGAATAATGAATCCCCTTGAAGAAATATCGGAAGTAATGAAAAAATATCCCGATGCGATATTCTGCATGGATACTGTAAGCTCACTCGGAGGGGTCAAGATAGAGGTGGACAAGTGGGGCGTTGACATATGCATAGCATCTACACAGAAGTGCCTGGGACTGCCTGCCGGAATGGCAATATGCTCCATGTCGGAAAAAGCGGTAAATGCGGCCAAAGAGGTTGAGAACAGGGGATTTTACTTCGATTTGTTGAATCTATACAATACTATAAAGAAAAAGGATCATCAGTATCCCTCGACACCTTCCATTTCGCATATGTTTGCTCTAGACTATCAGCTCGACAGGATAATGGAGGAGGGCATAGAAAATAGGTTCGCAAGGCACCTCCAAATGGCTGAACACGTCAGAGGCTGGGCCAAAAAAAACTTCGAGCTTTTTGCTGACGAGAAATATGCATCCAATTCGCTTACAACTGTAAGGAATACAAGAGGCATTTCGGTTGCGGATTTGAATAATGAACTAGGGAAAAGGGGTTTCATGATTTCAAACGGTTATGGAGACCTGAAGGAAAAGACTTTCAGAATTGCCCATATGGCTGATACGCCAACGGAAGACCTTAAGGCACTTCTTGAGAATATCGACAATATTCTAGGATTATAG